A single genomic interval of Stenotrophomonas sp. ZAC14D1_NAIMI4_1 harbors:
- a CDS encoding ATP-binding cassette domain-containing protein, with product MHGPEGEVHILDNITLTVHEGTSVAIVGASGSGKTTLLGLLAGLDLPSRGGITLAGQSLGALDEEARAQLRAREVGFVFQSFHLLPALTAAENVALPLELAGREDRARVDEVLAQVGLSHRARHYPRQLSGGEQQRVALARAFVTRPRILFADEPTGSLDQATGQHISDLLFELNAGSGTTLVLVTHDLRLAQRCQYIHRIDNGRLQAVEYGAQA from the coding sequence GTGCATGGCCCGGAGGGTGAAGTCCACATACTGGACAACATCACCCTCACGGTACATGAAGGCACCAGCGTGGCGATTGTCGGGGCCTCCGGTTCCGGCAAGACCACCCTGCTCGGCCTGCTGGCCGGGCTGGACCTGCCCAGCCGCGGCGGCATCACCCTGGCCGGGCAATCGCTGGGCGCGCTGGACGAGGAGGCCCGGGCGCAGCTGCGTGCGCGCGAAGTGGGCTTCGTGTTCCAGAGCTTCCACCTGCTGCCGGCGCTGACGGCGGCCGAAAACGTCGCACTGCCGCTGGAACTGGCCGGCCGCGAGGACCGCGCGCGGGTCGATGAAGTGCTGGCCCAGGTCGGCCTGTCGCACCGCGCCCGCCATTACCCACGGCAGCTGTCCGGTGGCGAACAGCAGCGCGTCGCCCTGGCCCGCGCCTTCGTCACCCGCCCGCGCATCCTGTTCGCCGATGAACCCACCGGTTCGCTGGACCAGGCCACCGGCCAGCACATCAGCGATCTGCTGTTCGAACTCAATGCCGGCAGCGGCACCACCCTGGTGCTGGTCACCCACGACCTGCGCCTGGCGCAGCGCTGCCAGTACATCCATCGCATCGACAATGGCCGCCTGCAGGCGGTCGAGTACGGGGCACAGGCATGA